A window of Oncorhynchus tshawytscha isolate Ot180627B linkage group LG10, Otsh_v2.0, whole genome shotgun sequence contains these coding sequences:
- the si:ch211-63p21.2 gene encoding FH1/FH2 domain-containing protein 1 isoform X4 yields MTQSYQIKDMPLTSGLDKSWVSFLKSAPRLRLNTLDFSDLWDEEDLGLDSAEEDDGTLINQTSACLQTPPPPPPMPPSAPPPPLSTGYASSMGKPSGCRTLKLHWRELHSLPPLPRVSRFGPQTIWAGLEPVHLDTNRLEYLFETKGNGSICSVLMGRQKLPSVSVLGVKRSNIITIALSSLPPPRLLPPAIYTMDCSVLDREDVQRLQSLVPSEEELSLIRKAQAESPHSPLGPAELCLLTLGQITYLSPRLQLWAFALDYDTLEREIAEPLFHLKLAMEQLAANQTFRCILATVLAIGNFLNGCKAGGFELSYLGKLSQVRDTHSRQPLLYHMCVLLLQLYPQSSDLYSDITSVTRTSKCDYTQVQSSLSQLEALCKSSWDQLRLLEREDEKKRGGRDRGGEREGTLRQRLPTFLKECEDRLKVLRAVHRRVINRFHSFLLFLGYSRTMVRETNAEDFCKTVSDFSLEYRATRLSILQQRERERGREKGGESPSSPAPNHKHHYHPHHHHQTPSQESLEQCKLEEVLKTPESDFQLDSTLPRHRSRLSRKLKW; encoded by the exons ATGACACAATCCTATCAAATCAAGGACATGCCCTTAACTTCAGGCCTCGACAAATCCTGGGTTTCCTTCCTAAAGTCTGCACCTCGTCTCCGCCTCAACACCTTGGACTTCTCCGACCTGTGGGATGAGGAGGACCTGGGATTGGACAGCGCCGAGGAAGACGATGGCACCTTGATCAACCAAACCTCAGCATGTCTCcaaacaccacctcctcctcctcccatgccGCCCTcagctcctccccctcccctgtctacAGGATATGCCTCTTCCATGGGGAAACCCTCAGGTTGTCGTACCTTAAAGCTCCACTGGAGGGAGCTCCACAGCCTGCCCCCCCTGCCCAGGGTTAGCCGCTTTGGGCCCCAGACCATCTGGGCTGGGCTGGAGCCGGTGCACCTGGACACCAACCGGCTGGAGTACCTGTTTGAGACCAAGGGAAATGGCTCCATCTGCAGCGTGCTGATGGGAAGGCAG AAGCTGCCGTCTGTCTCAGTTCTGGGGGTGAAACGGAGTAACATCATCACAATTGCCCTCAGTAGCCTCCCTCCTCCCCGCCTGCTGCCTCCTGCCATTTATACCATGGACTGTAGTGTTCTGGACAGAGAGGACGTACAG cgTCTCCAGTCCCTGGTCCCCAGTGAAGAGGAGCTGTCTCTGATCAGGAAGGCCCAGGCCGAGTCCCCCCACTCGCCTCTGGGCCCAGCTGAGCTCTGTCTCCTAACCCTGGGGCAGATCACTTACCTGAGCCCCAGGCTTCAGCTCTGGGCTTTCGCTCTGGACTATGACACCCTGGAAAGA GAAATTGCAGAGCCTCTCTTCCACCTGAAGCTTGCCATGGAACAGCTGGCAGCCAATCAGACCTTTAGATGCATCTTGGCCACTGTGCTAGCCATTGGTAACTTCCTCAATGGATGCAAG gccGGTGGTTTTGAGTTGAGTTACCTGGGGAAGTTGTCTCAGGTCAGAGATACACACTCCCGTCAGCCTCTCCTGTACCATATGTGTGTTCTGCTCCTGCAGCTCTACCCACAGTCCTCAGACCTCTACTCTGATATCACCTCTGTCACCCGCAccagcaag tgtgACTACACCCAGGTCCAGTCCAGCCTCTCACAGCTGGAGGCCCTTTGCAAATCCTCATGGGACCAGCTGCGTCTGCTAGAACGGGAGgatgagaagaagagaggaggacgggaCAGAGGAGGGGAGCGGGAAGGCACCCTGCGACAGAGGTTACCTACGTTCCTGAAGGAATGTGAGGACAGGCTGAAGGTACTGAGAGCTGTCCATCGGAGGGTTATCAACAG GTTTCACTCATTCCTTTTGTTTCTGGGTTACTCTCGTACGATGGTGAGAGAGACGAATGCGGAGGACTTCTGTAAGACCGTCAGTGACTTTTCCCTGGAATACAGAGCCACCCGTCTCTCCATCCTgcaacaaagggagagagagagggggcgagagaaaggaggagagagtccCAGCTCACCTGCACCTAACCACAAACACCactaccatccccaccaccaccaccagacacCTTCTCAG gaGAGCTTGGAGCAGTGCAAACTAGAGGAGGTATTGAAGACCCCCGAATCTGACTTTCAGTTAGATTCCACCCTTCCACGCCACCGCA GTCGACTCTCCCGGAAGCTAAAGTGGTGA
- the si:ch211-63p21.2 gene encoding FH1/FH2 domain-containing protein 1 isoform X3, translating to MTQSYQIKDMPLTSGLDKSWVSFLKSAPRLRLNTLDFSDLWDEEDLGLDSAEEDDGTLINQTSACLQTPPPPPPMPPSAPPPPLSTGYASSMGKPSGCRTLKLHWRELHSLPPLPRVSRFGPQTIWAGLEPVHLDTNRLEYLFETKGNGSICSVLMGRQKLPSVSVLGVKRSNIITIALSSLPPPRLLPPAIYTMDCSVLDREDVQRLQSLVPSEEELSLIRKAQAESPHSPLGPAELCLLTLGQITYLSPRLQLWAFALDYDTLEREIAEPLFHLKLAMEQLAANQTFRCILATVLAIGNFLNGCKAGGFELSYLGKLSQVRDTHSRQPLLYHMCVLLLQLYPQSSDLYSDITSVTRTSKCDYTQVQSSLSQLEALCKSSWDQLRLLEREDEKKRGGRDRGGEREGTLRQRLPTFLKECEDRLKVLRAVHRRVINRFHSFLLFLGYSRTMVRETNAEDFCKTVSDFSLEYRATRLSILQQRERERGREKGGESPSSPAPNHKHHYHPHHHHQTPSQESLEQCKLEEVLKTPESDFQLDSTLPRHRSKKTDIRGRLSRKLKW from the exons ATGACACAATCCTATCAAATCAAGGACATGCCCTTAACTTCAGGCCTCGACAAATCCTGGGTTTCCTTCCTAAAGTCTGCACCTCGTCTCCGCCTCAACACCTTGGACTTCTCCGACCTGTGGGATGAGGAGGACCTGGGATTGGACAGCGCCGAGGAAGACGATGGCACCTTGATCAACCAAACCTCAGCATGTCTCcaaacaccacctcctcctcctcccatgccGCCCTcagctcctccccctcccctgtctacAGGATATGCCTCTTCCATGGGGAAACCCTCAGGTTGTCGTACCTTAAAGCTCCACTGGAGGGAGCTCCACAGCCTGCCCCCCCTGCCCAGGGTTAGCCGCTTTGGGCCCCAGACCATCTGGGCTGGGCTGGAGCCGGTGCACCTGGACACCAACCGGCTGGAGTACCTGTTTGAGACCAAGGGAAATGGCTCCATCTGCAGCGTGCTGATGGGAAGGCAG AAGCTGCCGTCTGTCTCAGTTCTGGGGGTGAAACGGAGTAACATCATCACAATTGCCCTCAGTAGCCTCCCTCCTCCCCGCCTGCTGCCTCCTGCCATTTATACCATGGACTGTAGTGTTCTGGACAGAGAGGACGTACAG cgTCTCCAGTCCCTGGTCCCCAGTGAAGAGGAGCTGTCTCTGATCAGGAAGGCCCAGGCCGAGTCCCCCCACTCGCCTCTGGGCCCAGCTGAGCTCTGTCTCCTAACCCTGGGGCAGATCACTTACCTGAGCCCCAGGCTTCAGCTCTGGGCTTTCGCTCTGGACTATGACACCCTGGAAAGA GAAATTGCAGAGCCTCTCTTCCACCTGAAGCTTGCCATGGAACAGCTGGCAGCCAATCAGACCTTTAGATGCATCTTGGCCACTGTGCTAGCCATTGGTAACTTCCTCAATGGATGCAAG gccGGTGGTTTTGAGTTGAGTTACCTGGGGAAGTTGTCTCAGGTCAGAGATACACACTCCCGTCAGCCTCTCCTGTACCATATGTGTGTTCTGCTCCTGCAGCTCTACCCACAGTCCTCAGACCTCTACTCTGATATCACCTCTGTCACCCGCAccagcaag tgtgACTACACCCAGGTCCAGTCCAGCCTCTCACAGCTGGAGGCCCTTTGCAAATCCTCATGGGACCAGCTGCGTCTGCTAGAACGGGAGgatgagaagaagagaggaggacgggaCAGAGGAGGGGAGCGGGAAGGCACCCTGCGACAGAGGTTACCTACGTTCCTGAAGGAATGTGAGGACAGGCTGAAGGTACTGAGAGCTGTCCATCGGAGGGTTATCAACAG GTTTCACTCATTCCTTTTGTTTCTGGGTTACTCTCGTACGATGGTGAGAGAGACGAATGCGGAGGACTTCTGTAAGACCGTCAGTGACTTTTCCCTGGAATACAGAGCCACCCGTCTCTCCATCCTgcaacaaagggagagagagagggggcgagagaaaggaggagagagtccCAGCTCACCTGCACCTAACCACAAACACCactaccatccccaccaccaccaccagacacCTTCTCAG gaGAGCTTGGAGCAGTGCAAACTAGAGGAGGTATTGAAGACCCCCGAATCTGACTTTCAGTTAGATTCCACCCTTCCACGCCACCGCAGTAAGAAGACTGATatcagag GTCGACTCTCCCGGAAGCTAAAGTGGTGA
- the si:ch211-63p21.2 gene encoding FH1/FH2 domain-containing protein 1 isoform X2, translated as MTQSYQIKDMPLTSGLDKSWVSFLKSAPRLRLNTLDFSDLWDEEDLGLDSAEEDDGTLINQTSACLQTPPPPPPMPPSAPPPPLSTGYASSMGKPSGCRTLKLHWRELHSLPPLPRVSRFGPQTIWAGLEPVHLDTNRLEYLFETKGNGSICSVLMGRQLPSVSVLGVKRSNIITIALSSLPPPRLLPPAIYTMDCSVLDREDVQRLQSLVPSEEELSLIRKAQAESPHSPLGPAELCLLTLGQITYLSPRLQLWAFALDYDTLEREIAEPLFHLKLAMEQLAANQTFRCILATVLAIGNFLNGCKAGGFELSYLGKLSQVRDTHSRQPLLYHMCVLLLQLYPQSSDLYSDITSVTRTSKCDYTQVQSSLSQLEALCKSSWDQLRLLEREDEKKRGGRDRGGEREGTLRQRLPTFLKECEDRLKVLRAVHRRVINRFHSFLLFLGYSRTMVRETNAEDFCKTVSDFSLEYRATRLSILQQRERERGREKGGESPSSPAPNHKHHYHPHHHHQTPSQVETDGRARERERSDSVTKNRSVFNRNISKQPKRGRTILNLIRGRRNKATDRPRHIVNVFVSKLASRKVVEKKS; from the exons ATGACACAATCCTATCAAATCAAGGACATGCCCTTAACTTCAGGCCTCGACAAATCCTGGGTTTCCTTCCTAAAGTCTGCACCTCGTCTCCGCCTCAACACCTTGGACTTCTCCGACCTGTGGGATGAGGAGGACCTGGGATTGGACAGCGCCGAGGAAGACGATGGCACCTTGATCAACCAAACCTCAGCATGTCTCcaaacaccacctcctcctcctcccatgccGCCCTcagctcctccccctcccctgtctacAGGATATGCCTCTTCCATGGGGAAACCCTCAGGTTGTCGTACCTTAAAGCTCCACTGGAGGGAGCTCCACAGCCTGCCCCCCCTGCCCAGGGTTAGCCGCTTTGGGCCCCAGACCATCTGGGCTGGGCTGGAGCCGGTGCACCTGGACACCAACCGGCTGGAGTACCTGTTTGAGACCAAGGGAAATGGCTCCATCTGCAGCGTGCTGATGGGAAGGCAG CTGCCGTCTGTCTCAGTTCTGGGGGTGAAACGGAGTAACATCATCACAATTGCCCTCAGTAGCCTCCCTCCTCCCCGCCTGCTGCCTCCTGCCATTTATACCATGGACTGTAGTGTTCTGGACAGAGAGGACGTACAG cgTCTCCAGTCCCTGGTCCCCAGTGAAGAGGAGCTGTCTCTGATCAGGAAGGCCCAGGCCGAGTCCCCCCACTCGCCTCTGGGCCCAGCTGAGCTCTGTCTCCTAACCCTGGGGCAGATCACTTACCTGAGCCCCAGGCTTCAGCTCTGGGCTTTCGCTCTGGACTATGACACCCTGGAAAGA GAAATTGCAGAGCCTCTCTTCCACCTGAAGCTTGCCATGGAACAGCTGGCAGCCAATCAGACCTTTAGATGCATCTTGGCCACTGTGCTAGCCATTGGTAACTTCCTCAATGGATGCAAG gccGGTGGTTTTGAGTTGAGTTACCTGGGGAAGTTGTCTCAGGTCAGAGATACACACTCCCGTCAGCCTCTCCTGTACCATATGTGTGTTCTGCTCCTGCAGCTCTACCCACAGTCCTCAGACCTCTACTCTGATATCACCTCTGTCACCCGCAccagcaag tgtgACTACACCCAGGTCCAGTCCAGCCTCTCACAGCTGGAGGCCCTTTGCAAATCCTCATGGGACCAGCTGCGTCTGCTAGAACGGGAGgatgagaagaagagaggaggacgggaCAGAGGAGGGGAGCGGGAAGGCACCCTGCGACAGAGGTTACCTACGTTCCTGAAGGAATGTGAGGACAGGCTGAAGGTACTGAGAGCTGTCCATCGGAGGGTTATCAACAG GTTTCACTCATTCCTTTTGTTTCTGGGTTACTCTCGTACGATGGTGAGAGAGACGAATGCGGAGGACTTCTGTAAGACCGTCAGTGACTTTTCCCTGGAATACAGAGCCACCCGTCTCTCCATCCTgcaacaaagggagagagagagggggcgagagaaaggaggagagagtccCAGCTCACCTGCACCTAACCACAAACACCactaccatccccaccaccaccaccagacacCTTCTCAGGTAGAGACtgatgggagagcgagagagagggagagaagtgacaGTGTCACAAAAAACAGGAGTGTATTCAATAGGAATATAAGCAAACAGCCGAAACGGGGGAGGACTATCCTGAACTTAATCCGCGGTAGGCGAAACAAAGCCACTGACCGCCCCAGGCACATTGTTAATGTTTTTGTTTCAAAATTAGCATCCAGAAAAGTGGTAGAAAAAAAATCCTAG
- the si:ch211-63p21.2 gene encoding FH1/FH2 domain-containing protein 1 isoform X1, producing MTQSYQIKDMPLTSGLDKSWVSFLKSAPRLRLNTLDFSDLWDEEDLGLDSAEEDDGTLINQTSACLQTPPPPPPMPPSAPPPPLSTGYASSMGKPSGCRTLKLHWRELHSLPPLPRVSRFGPQTIWAGLEPVHLDTNRLEYLFETKGNGSICSVLMGRQKLPSVSVLGVKRSNIITIALSSLPPPRLLPPAIYTMDCSVLDREDVQRLQSLVPSEEELSLIRKAQAESPHSPLGPAELCLLTLGQITYLSPRLQLWAFALDYDTLEREIAEPLFHLKLAMEQLAANQTFRCILATVLAIGNFLNGCKAGGFELSYLGKLSQVRDTHSRQPLLYHMCVLLLQLYPQSSDLYSDITSVTRTSKCDYTQVQSSLSQLEALCKSSWDQLRLLEREDEKKRGGRDRGGEREGTLRQRLPTFLKECEDRLKVLRAVHRRVINRFHSFLLFLGYSRTMVRETNAEDFCKTVSDFSLEYRATRLSILQQRERERGREKGGESPSSPAPNHKHHYHPHHHHQTPSQVETDGRARERERSDSVTKNRSVFNRNISKQPKRGRTILNLIRGRRNKATDRPRHIVNVFVSKLASRKVVEKKS from the exons ATGACACAATCCTATCAAATCAAGGACATGCCCTTAACTTCAGGCCTCGACAAATCCTGGGTTTCCTTCCTAAAGTCTGCACCTCGTCTCCGCCTCAACACCTTGGACTTCTCCGACCTGTGGGATGAGGAGGACCTGGGATTGGACAGCGCCGAGGAAGACGATGGCACCTTGATCAACCAAACCTCAGCATGTCTCcaaacaccacctcctcctcctcccatgccGCCCTcagctcctccccctcccctgtctacAGGATATGCCTCTTCCATGGGGAAACCCTCAGGTTGTCGTACCTTAAAGCTCCACTGGAGGGAGCTCCACAGCCTGCCCCCCCTGCCCAGGGTTAGCCGCTTTGGGCCCCAGACCATCTGGGCTGGGCTGGAGCCGGTGCACCTGGACACCAACCGGCTGGAGTACCTGTTTGAGACCAAGGGAAATGGCTCCATCTGCAGCGTGCTGATGGGAAGGCAG AAGCTGCCGTCTGTCTCAGTTCTGGGGGTGAAACGGAGTAACATCATCACAATTGCCCTCAGTAGCCTCCCTCCTCCCCGCCTGCTGCCTCCTGCCATTTATACCATGGACTGTAGTGTTCTGGACAGAGAGGACGTACAG cgTCTCCAGTCCCTGGTCCCCAGTGAAGAGGAGCTGTCTCTGATCAGGAAGGCCCAGGCCGAGTCCCCCCACTCGCCTCTGGGCCCAGCTGAGCTCTGTCTCCTAACCCTGGGGCAGATCACTTACCTGAGCCCCAGGCTTCAGCTCTGGGCTTTCGCTCTGGACTATGACACCCTGGAAAGA GAAATTGCAGAGCCTCTCTTCCACCTGAAGCTTGCCATGGAACAGCTGGCAGCCAATCAGACCTTTAGATGCATCTTGGCCACTGTGCTAGCCATTGGTAACTTCCTCAATGGATGCAAG gccGGTGGTTTTGAGTTGAGTTACCTGGGGAAGTTGTCTCAGGTCAGAGATACACACTCCCGTCAGCCTCTCCTGTACCATATGTGTGTTCTGCTCCTGCAGCTCTACCCACAGTCCTCAGACCTCTACTCTGATATCACCTCTGTCACCCGCAccagcaag tgtgACTACACCCAGGTCCAGTCCAGCCTCTCACAGCTGGAGGCCCTTTGCAAATCCTCATGGGACCAGCTGCGTCTGCTAGAACGGGAGgatgagaagaagagaggaggacgggaCAGAGGAGGGGAGCGGGAAGGCACCCTGCGACAGAGGTTACCTACGTTCCTGAAGGAATGTGAGGACAGGCTGAAGGTACTGAGAGCTGTCCATCGGAGGGTTATCAACAG GTTTCACTCATTCCTTTTGTTTCTGGGTTACTCTCGTACGATGGTGAGAGAGACGAATGCGGAGGACTTCTGTAAGACCGTCAGTGACTTTTCCCTGGAATACAGAGCCACCCGTCTCTCCATCCTgcaacaaagggagagagagagggggcgagagaaaggaggagagagtccCAGCTCACCTGCACCTAACCACAAACACCactaccatccccaccaccaccaccagacacCTTCTCAGGTAGAGACtgatgggagagcgagagagagggagagaagtgacaGTGTCACAAAAAACAGGAGTGTATTCAATAGGAATATAAGCAAACAGCCGAAACGGGGGAGGACTATCCTGAACTTAATCCGCGGTAGGCGAAACAAAGCCACTGACCGCCCCAGGCACATTGTTAATGTTTTTGTTTCAAAATTAGCATCCAGAAAAGTGGTAGAAAAAAAATCCTAG
- the si:ch211-63p21.2 gene encoding FH1/FH2 domain-containing protein 1 isoform X5, protein MTQSYQIKDMPLTSGLDKSWVSFLKSAPRLRLNTLDFSDLWDEEDLGLDSAEEDDGTLINQTSACLQTPPPPPPMPPSAPPPPLSTGYASSMGKPSGCRTLKLHWRELHSLPPLPRVSRFGPQTIWAGLEPVHLDTNRLEYLFETKGNGSICSVLMGRQKLPSVSVLGVKRSNIITIALSSLPPPRLLPPAIYTMDCSVLDREDVQRLQSLVPSEEELSLIRKAQAESPHSPLGPAELCLLTLGQITYLSPRLQLWAFALDYDTLEREIAEPLFHLKLAMEQLAANQTFRCILATVLAIGNFLNGCKAGGFELSYLGKLSQVRDTHSRQPLLYHMCVLLLQLYPQSSDLYSDITSVTRTSKCDYTQVQSSLSQLEALCKSSWDQLRLLEREDEKKRGGRDRGGEREGTLRQRLPTFLKECEDRLKVSLIPFVSGLLSYDGERDECGGLL, encoded by the exons ATGACACAATCCTATCAAATCAAGGACATGCCCTTAACTTCAGGCCTCGACAAATCCTGGGTTTCCTTCCTAAAGTCTGCACCTCGTCTCCGCCTCAACACCTTGGACTTCTCCGACCTGTGGGATGAGGAGGACCTGGGATTGGACAGCGCCGAGGAAGACGATGGCACCTTGATCAACCAAACCTCAGCATGTCTCcaaacaccacctcctcctcctcccatgccGCCCTcagctcctccccctcccctgtctacAGGATATGCCTCTTCCATGGGGAAACCCTCAGGTTGTCGTACCTTAAAGCTCCACTGGAGGGAGCTCCACAGCCTGCCCCCCCTGCCCAGGGTTAGCCGCTTTGGGCCCCAGACCATCTGGGCTGGGCTGGAGCCGGTGCACCTGGACACCAACCGGCTGGAGTACCTGTTTGAGACCAAGGGAAATGGCTCCATCTGCAGCGTGCTGATGGGAAGGCAG AAGCTGCCGTCTGTCTCAGTTCTGGGGGTGAAACGGAGTAACATCATCACAATTGCCCTCAGTAGCCTCCCTCCTCCCCGCCTGCTGCCTCCTGCCATTTATACCATGGACTGTAGTGTTCTGGACAGAGAGGACGTACAG cgTCTCCAGTCCCTGGTCCCCAGTGAAGAGGAGCTGTCTCTGATCAGGAAGGCCCAGGCCGAGTCCCCCCACTCGCCTCTGGGCCCAGCTGAGCTCTGTCTCCTAACCCTGGGGCAGATCACTTACCTGAGCCCCAGGCTTCAGCTCTGGGCTTTCGCTCTGGACTATGACACCCTGGAAAGA GAAATTGCAGAGCCTCTCTTCCACCTGAAGCTTGCCATGGAACAGCTGGCAGCCAATCAGACCTTTAGATGCATCTTGGCCACTGTGCTAGCCATTGGTAACTTCCTCAATGGATGCAAG gccGGTGGTTTTGAGTTGAGTTACCTGGGGAAGTTGTCTCAGGTCAGAGATACACACTCCCGTCAGCCTCTCCTGTACCATATGTGTGTTCTGCTCCTGCAGCTCTACCCACAGTCCTCAGACCTCTACTCTGATATCACCTCTGTCACCCGCAccagcaag tgtgACTACACCCAGGTCCAGTCCAGCCTCTCACAGCTGGAGGCCCTTTGCAAATCCTCATGGGACCAGCTGCGTCTGCTAGAACGGGAGgatgagaagaagagaggaggacgggaCAGAGGAGGGGAGCGGGAAGGCACCCTGCGACAGAGGTTACCTACGTTCCTGAAGGAATGTGAGGACAGGCTGAAG GTTTCACTCATTCCTTTTGTTTCTGGGTTACTCTCGTACGATGGTGAGAGAGACGAATGCGGAGGACTTCTGTAA
- the si:ch211-63p21.1 gene encoding uncharacterized protein si:ch211-63p21.1 isoform X1, translating to MLQHWRESDSHGLFSSGETSDNDCEMGASCGEVGVVCLCETGPCILYSEAHTQTPDTLKCEHCGKNRVVITRYSEGYGTEEECALSDPQGDSDADADIEDTDCRLQEPGSLQRISSRRRKRPRIARQDTTESEDDGGRSHRSHRWNLRLSPHRAHNRTLLEESVSQVRPLVICRPSIRGDGQGPPVEGPRTGPKWLWFLWPSSLSLPVILLLSIPLSLSLVIVIISFLMPRAST from the exons ATGCTGCAGCATTGGAGGGAATCTGACTCTCATGGCCTGTTTTCATCTGGAGAGACCTCCGACAATGACTGTGAG ATGGGGGCAAGTTGTGGAGAAGTTGgcgtagtgtgtttgtgtgagactgGACCCTGCATACTATACtctgaagcacacacacagacaccg gacACACTGAAATGTGAACACTGTGGGAAAAACAGGGTAGTGATAACCAGGTACTCAGAGGGATATGGCACAGAG GAAGAGTGTGCCCTGTCCGATCCTCAGGGGGACAGCGATGCAGACGCTGACATCGAGGACACAGATTGCAG ACTACAGGAGCCAGGTTCTCTCCAGCGAATCAGTTCGCGGAGACGGAAGCGACCACGAATAGCACGGCAGGACACCACGGAGAGTGAGGACGATGGGGGGAGGAGTCACAGGAGTCACCGCTGGAACCTCAGACTCAGTCCCCACCGGGCTCACAACAGAACCTTACTAGAG gagagtGTATCACAGGTCAGACCGTTAGTGATCTGTCGGCCCAGTATCAGAGGAGACGGTCAGGGGCCTCCAGTCGAAGGGCCCAGAACTGGCCCAAAATGGCTCTGGTTCCTGTGGCcctcgtctctctccctgcctgtcattctcctcctctccatccctctctctctctccttagtcATCGTCATCATATCTTTCCTGATGCCTCGGGCCAGTACTTGA
- the si:ch211-63p21.1 gene encoding uncharacterized protein si:ch211-63p21.1 isoform X2 encodes MACFHLERPPTMTMGASCGEVGVVCLCETGPCILYSEAHTQTPDTLKCEHCGKNRVVITRYSEGYGTEEECALSDPQGDSDADADIEDTDCRLQEPGSLQRISSRRRKRPRIARQDTTESEDDGGRSHRSHRWNLRLSPHRAHNRTLLEESVSQVRPLVICRPSIRGDGQGPPVEGPRTGPKWLWFLWPSSLSLPVILLLSIPLSLSLVIVIISFLMPRAST; translated from the exons ATGGCCTGTTTTCATCTGGAGAGACCTCCGACAATGACT ATGGGGGCAAGTTGTGGAGAAGTTGgcgtagtgtgtttgtgtgagactgGACCCTGCATACTATACtctgaagcacacacacagacaccg gacACACTGAAATGTGAACACTGTGGGAAAAACAGGGTAGTGATAACCAGGTACTCAGAGGGATATGGCACAGAG GAAGAGTGTGCCCTGTCCGATCCTCAGGGGGACAGCGATGCAGACGCTGACATCGAGGACACAGATTGCAG ACTACAGGAGCCAGGTTCTCTCCAGCGAATCAGTTCGCGGAGACGGAAGCGACCACGAATAGCACGGCAGGACACCACGGAGAGTGAGGACGATGGGGGGAGGAGTCACAGGAGTCACCGCTGGAACCTCAGACTCAGTCCCCACCGGGCTCACAACAGAACCTTACTAGAG gagagtGTATCACAGGTCAGACCGTTAGTGATCTGTCGGCCCAGTATCAGAGGAGACGGTCAGGGGCCTCCAGTCGAAGGGCCCAGAACTGGCCCAAAATGGCTCTGGTTCCTGTGGCcctcgtctctctccctgcctgtcattctcctcctctccatccctctctctctctccttagtcATCGTCATCATATCTTTCCTGATGCCTCGGGCCAGTACTTGA